From a region of the Marinomonas mediterranea MMB-1 genome:
- a CDS encoding bifunctional 4-hydroxy-2-oxoglutarate aldolase/2-dehydro-3-deoxy-phosphogluconate aldolase: MTTLTAAQVMTATPVVPVIVVDDVEQAVSLGKALVAGGVPVLEVTLRTDAALEAIAALRKEVPEAIVGAGTVCSREQYVKAIEAGSQFVISPGMTADLLAVGKEYDVPYLPAVATISDILLGMEYGYDHFKFFPAEVNGGVKALKAFGGPLPQIKFCPTGGISAANFKDYLALNNVLCVGGSWIVPTDLVRAGKWDEITELAKSVNS, encoded by the coding sequence ATGACTACATTGACTGCCGCTCAGGTAATGACTGCAACCCCTGTTGTCCCCGTTATCGTTGTAGATGATGTTGAACAGGCGGTATCGTTAGGAAAGGCATTGGTCGCTGGTGGTGTGCCAGTGTTAGAAGTGACATTACGAACCGATGCGGCGCTTGAAGCCATTGCTGCGCTTAGGAAAGAAGTACCAGAAGCGATTGTTGGTGCGGGAACTGTATGTTCCCGTGAGCAATATGTGAAAGCAATTGAAGCTGGGTCTCAGTTTGTTATTAGCCCGGGAATGACGGCTGATTTGCTTGCAGTAGGTAAAGAGTACGATGTGCCTTATCTACCTGCTGTCGCAACAATCTCAGATATTCTATTGGGCATGGAGTATGGTTACGATCATTTTAAGTTTTTCCCAGCGGAGGTGAATGGTGGTGTCAAAGCGCTTAAAGCCTTTGGGGGGCCGTTGCCTCAAATCAAGTTTTGCCCAACGGGTGGTATTAGTGCCGCTAACTTTAAAGACTATCTAGCGCTTAACAATGTATTGTGTGTAGGTGGTTCTTGGATCGTTCCAACGGATCTAGTTCGTGCGGGTAAGTGGGATGAAATTACTGAACTAGCCAAGTCGGTTAACTCATAG
- a CDS encoding LabA-like NYN domain-containing protein, producing the protein MALKHLPRIKKRYPHAEASGLVHTFPSFQANRFNVLTYWLLSLSGQHMTTASIFVDVQNIYYTTRQTYRRGFDYNAFWAEVSSKYDIKNAYAYAIDRGDEKQKQFQNILRAIGFDVKLKPYIQRADGSSKGDWDVGITIDVMEHAEESDVVILVTGDGDFSILADKIKGKYRCLVEVYGVEKLTATSLINTADVYYPIEDSRLI; encoded by the coding sequence TTGGCCTTGAAACACCTGCCTCGAATAAAGAAGCGTTATCCACACGCTGAAGCCAGTGGACTTGTTCACACCTTCCCTAGTTTTCAAGCCAATAGGTTTAATGTGTTAACCTATTGGCTACTTTCTCTTTCTGGACAACACATGACAACCGCCTCTATTTTTGTCGACGTACAAAACATCTACTATACAACTCGCCAAACCTACCGTCGTGGCTTTGACTACAATGCGTTTTGGGCTGAAGTGTCATCGAAATACGACATAAAAAATGCCTACGCCTACGCGATAGACCGAGGCGACGAAAAGCAAAAACAATTTCAAAATATCCTAAGAGCAATTGGTTTTGATGTGAAATTAAAGCCTTACATACAAAGAGCAGATGGCTCTTCAAAAGGCGATTGGGACGTCGGTATCACAATTGACGTAATGGAGCACGCTGAAGAATCCGACGTTGTCATTCTCGTCACAGGCGATGGCGATTTCAGTATATTGGCGGACAAAATAAAGGGGAAATACCGCTGTCTCGTTGAAGTATATGGCGTAGAAAAACTCACCGCGACAAGTCTTATCAATACAGCAGACGTTTATTATCCGATTGAAGATTCACGACTTATTTAA
- a CDS encoding HDOD domain-containing protein, producing the protein MKPEDLLNQADKLPNVPEVVRELITDLNSPSTEYKAIATKVKKDQTLSLKILRIVNSAYFGLSRKVSSIEEATILLGMDRLKTLVIASGFANSVDSVEGLDLKQFWSETFQVAEAAKWVAEHSNDIDKDAAFTLGVLHDIGLLLLHLTYPNRAKVIRELVRQGKSTREEAEMERFNFTSTEAGQVLLTRWKFPSQLVDSLAYSKTPLDEKAPKLSAALYIASYIMESHRKKVSIEDIISNYPAEVAISAGISMEVLGNLNELIEKSEALGSMAA; encoded by the coding sequence ATGAAACCCGAAGACCTATTAAATCAAGCAGATAAACTACCAAATGTACCTGAAGTCGTTCGTGAATTGATTACTGACTTAAATAGCCCTAGTACTGAATACAAAGCAATAGCAACTAAAGTAAAGAAAGATCAAACACTCTCGTTAAAAATCCTTAGAATCGTAAACTCCGCATACTTTGGACTTTCCCGAAAAGTTTCCTCCATCGAAGAGGCAACGATTCTATTGGGCATGGACCGTCTAAAAACATTAGTTATTGCTTCTGGTTTCGCTAATTCTGTCGACAGTGTGGAAGGATTGGATCTTAAGCAATTTTGGAGTGAGACTTTTCAAGTTGCTGAAGCCGCGAAATGGGTCGCAGAACATTCTAATGACATTGATAAAGATGCCGCTTTTACACTAGGCGTTCTACATGACATCGGTTTACTGCTATTACACCTAACATACCCAAATCGAGCTAAAGTAATTCGTGAGCTAGTTCGACAAGGTAAAAGCACAAGAGAAGAAGCCGAAATGGAACGCTTCAACTTTACTTCAACTGAAGCGGGCCAAGTATTGCTAACCCGCTGGAAATTTCCTTCTCAACTAGTCGATTCATTAGCATACTCAAAAACACCTCTTGACGAAAAAGCTCCTAAATTGTCAGCTGCACTTTATATTGCGTCTTATATTATGGAATCACACAGAAAAAAAGTATCGATAGAAGATATCATCAGCAATTACCCCGCTGAGGTTGCGATTTCCGCTGGAATATCAATGGAGGTATTAGGCAACCTAAACGAGCTTATAGAGAAAAGTGAAGCCCTAGGATCAATGGCCGCATAG
- a CDS encoding ABC transporter permease, which yields MSDQSWLTEFPDMSRRELLGIRKALDGTYRDFSRAYGDQIEAFFDPLLSFLIWFENLLLNTPWWLILGIIAGLVFFLSRSWKLSLGVTASLLAIGYFGMWEDTMRTLSIITVCTFLSIAIGVPIGILMARSNRAQSIITPLLDIMQTMPAFVYLIPVVMLLGIGKIPGLIAVIIYAIPPVIRLTNLGIRLVPHETLEAATAYGATPTQRLFGVQLPLAMPTIMAGINQTIMMALAMVVIASMIGVKGLGQPVLKSITNQYFTLGLLNGLAIVALAIMFDRVSQSYAKRAQRHLGDNQNG from the coding sequence ATGTCTGATCAATCCTGGTTAACTGAATTCCCAGATATGAGCCGTAGGGAACTATTGGGAATACGAAAAGCACTAGATGGTACTTATCGAGATTTCTCCCGCGCTTACGGTGACCAAATCGAAGCGTTCTTTGACCCCCTACTTTCATTTCTAATCTGGTTTGAAAATCTTCTTCTAAATACACCTTGGTGGCTTATCCTTGGAATAATCGCCGGTCTCGTCTTTTTTCTAAGCCGTTCTTGGAAACTAAGCTTAGGCGTCACTGCCTCTTTGCTCGCTATTGGCTACTTCGGCATGTGGGAAGATACGATGCGCACATTGAGTATTATTACGGTGTGTACCTTCTTATCCATCGCTATCGGCGTTCCGATTGGAATTCTTATGGCGCGCTCTAATAGAGCCCAATCCATCATCACGCCTCTGCTTGATATAATGCAGACTATGCCCGCTTTCGTGTACTTGATTCCGGTCGTTATGTTGCTTGGCATTGGTAAAATACCAGGTTTGATCGCCGTTATTATTTACGCCATCCCGCCAGTTATTCGACTGACAAACTTGGGGATTCGACTGGTCCCACATGAAACGCTCGAAGCGGCCACAGCATACGGTGCGACGCCCACACAACGTCTGTTCGGAGTTCAGCTACCGCTTGCCATGCCAACAATTATGGCGGGAATTAACCAAACAATTATGATGGCGCTAGCAATGGTCGTTATCGCATCGATGATTGGGGTAAAAGGCCTCGGACAACCCGTTTTAAAATCCATTACCAACCAATACTTCACCCTTGGACTATTGAATGGCTTAGCCATTGTCGCATTGGCAATTATGTTTGACCGAGTTTCTCAGAGTTATGCAAAAAGAGCACAAAGGCATTTAGGAGACAATCAGAATGGATAA
- the zwf gene encoding glucose-6-phosphate dehydrogenase gives MKASLKACDVVIFGGGGDLAMRKLLPALYHLDMDGLLAPTTRIIGASRRDMSAKDYQDKVRAALDEFVPASKEDTTIWSRFKERLSYVSVNAQEESDFARFNEHGVGDDERDAVFYLATSPDLFGSICSSLAKFKLNQARMRVVLEKPLGRDLASSHAINNEVLQNFQESQIFRIDHYLGKETVQNLLAIRFGNTLFEPLWSSAHIDNVQITVSETVGVEGRWGYYNKAGALRDMVQNHLVQLLCLVAMEPPSRMDSTSVRDEKIKVLKALRPIEGANAYTKTVRGQYAKGMIDGKDVKGFFDEEDSNPESRTETFVALRADVDNWRWAGVPFYLRTGKRLGQRYSEIVIQFKALPHSIFNDESNRELQRNQLVIRLQPEEKISLTVMNKVPGASEGMNLQPVDLNLSLTEAFNDKRSPEAYERLLLDVMRDDATLFMHYGEVEAAWKWVDGIMAAWAQTSERPKEYASGSWGPAASMALPIKDGRNWHDY, from the coding sequence ATGAAGGCCAGTTTAAAAGCCTGTGACGTTGTTATTTTTGGCGGCGGTGGTGATCTTGCAATGCGCAAGTTATTGCCAGCTCTGTACCATTTAGATATGGATGGATTGCTCGCACCGACAACTCGTATTATTGGTGCGTCACGTCGTGATATGAGTGCCAAAGATTACCAAGACAAAGTTCGTGCTGCTCTGGATGAGTTCGTTCCTGCAAGCAAAGAAGACACAACGATTTGGAGCCGATTTAAAGAGCGTCTTAGTTACGTATCGGTGAATGCTCAAGAAGAATCTGATTTTGCACGTTTTAATGAGCATGGCGTTGGTGACGATGAGCGAGATGCCGTTTTTTACTTGGCGACGTCTCCGGACCTATTTGGCTCAATCTGTTCTTCATTGGCTAAATTTAAACTGAATCAAGCCAGAATGCGTGTTGTATTAGAAAAACCGCTTGGTCGTGACCTCGCTTCTTCGCATGCAATCAACAATGAAGTATTGCAGAATTTTCAAGAGAGCCAAATCTTCCGAATCGACCACTATCTGGGTAAAGAAACGGTTCAAAACCTATTAGCAATCCGTTTTGGTAACACTTTGTTTGAGCCGCTATGGTCAAGTGCTCATATCGACAACGTTCAAATCACCGTATCGGAAACGGTTGGTGTAGAAGGCCGATGGGGTTATTACAATAAGGCTGGTGCGTTGCGTGACATGGTACAAAACCATCTGGTTCAGCTGCTGTGTCTGGTTGCAATGGAACCGCCTAGCCGTATGGATTCAACGTCTGTCCGAGATGAAAAGATCAAAGTTCTGAAAGCCCTTAGGCCAATAGAAGGGGCAAATGCGTATACAAAAACAGTTCGTGGTCAGTACGCAAAAGGCATGATCGATGGTAAAGACGTAAAGGGCTTCTTTGATGAAGAAGACAGCAATCCAGAATCACGTACCGAGACATTTGTCGCGTTACGTGCTGATGTTGATAACTGGCGTTGGGCTGGAGTGCCATTTTACTTGCGAACGGGCAAGCGTTTAGGGCAGCGCTACTCTGAAATTGTGATTCAATTTAAAGCGTTACCGCATAGTATCTTTAACGACGAAAGTAATCGAGAACTGCAACGTAACCAGCTTGTGATTCGTTTACAGCCAGAAGAAAAGATTTCGCTTACTGTTATGAATAAAGTGCCGGGTGCAAGTGAAGGGATGAACCTTCAACCTGTTGACCTAAACTTAAGTTTGACGGAAGCCTTTAACGATAAGCGCAGTCCTGAAGCCTACGAGCGATTGCTACTCGATGTTATGCGTGACGATGCAACCTTGTTTATGCACTACGGCGAAGTAGAGGCAGCATGGAAATGGGTGGACGGTATTATGGCTGCGTGGGCTCAAACGAGTGAACGCCCTAAAGAGTATGCGTCTGGTTCATGGGGGCCAGCAGCCTCGATGGCATTACCAATCAAAGACGGCCGTAATTGGCACGATTACTAA
- a CDS encoding quaternary amine ABC transporter ATP-binding protein produces the protein MDNSTSPLIEIESLYQIFGSSPKSVLPKVKQGMSKSDVLAETGHTVGLRDINLSVKRGEIFVIMGLSGSGKSTLIRHFNRLIDPTAGKIKVEGDDILTLSAKDLVEFRRHKMSMVFQHFGLMPHRCVLDNVGYGLSIKGEKRESWSEKAKEWLETVGLEGYEDQYPSQLSGGQQQRVGLARALCTDAEILLMDEAFSALDPLIRYDMQSQLIELQKRLHKTIVFITHDLDEALRLGDRIAVLKDGEMVQVGTPEDIILNPIDDYVRDFAKDVNRAKALKVSHVMNTQGQDVIDCHSADDLKAHLTSAEDSTIIWTKDNELQGVVTPNSFATFESGLSKTPLLHTHSVGEQDYLQDVLPIALSTSNSAIPVLNAESQVAGTLTHLELANALSPKELEA, from the coding sequence ATGGATAATTCAACGTCTCCACTTATTGAAATAGAATCGCTTTATCAGATATTTGGCTCATCGCCAAAAAGCGTACTGCCTAAAGTAAAGCAAGGTATGAGCAAAAGTGATGTTCTTGCTGAGACTGGCCACACTGTTGGACTTCGAGACATCAACCTTTCTGTGAAGCGTGGCGAAATTTTCGTCATTATGGGGCTGTCTGGCTCTGGTAAATCCACGCTTATTCGTCACTTTAATCGATTGATCGATCCTACTGCCGGAAAGATAAAAGTCGAAGGCGACGACATACTGACGCTCTCCGCGAAGGATTTAGTTGAATTTCGCCGACATAAAATGTCAATGGTTTTTCAACACTTCGGCCTGATGCCCCACCGTTGTGTGTTAGATAATGTTGGCTACGGATTATCCATTAAAGGCGAAAAGCGTGAAAGTTGGTCCGAGAAAGCCAAAGAATGGTTAGAAACAGTGGGTCTGGAAGGGTACGAAGACCAATATCCTTCTCAGCTATCTGGTGGACAACAACAACGCGTCGGCCTAGCTCGCGCCTTATGTACCGATGCCGAAATTCTATTAATGGATGAAGCGTTTTCCGCGCTCGACCCATTAATTCGTTACGACATGCAAAGCCAATTAATCGAGCTACAAAAACGGCTACACAAAACGATTGTATTCATCACACATGACTTAGATGAAGCATTGCGTTTAGGCGACCGTATCGCCGTTCTAAAAGATGGCGAAATGGTACAAGTAGGCACGCCTGAAGACATCATTTTGAACCCAATTGACGATTACGTAAGAGACTTTGCCAAAGACGTAAACCGAGCAAAAGCCTTGAAAGTGAGTCATGTCATGAACACACAAGGGCAAGATGTTATCGACTGTCATTCCGCAGACGATTTGAAAGCACACCTTACATCCGCTGAAGATAGCACCATTATTTGGACCAAAGACAATGAACTCCAAGGCGTCGTAACGCCAAATAGTTTTGCGACCTTTGAAAGCGGCTTATCGAAAACGCCCCTGCTCCATACACACAGTGTTGGTGAACAGGACTACCTTCAGGATGTGCTGCCTATCGCCCTTTCTACTAGCAACAGTGCCATACCAGTGCTCAACGCAGAAAGCCAAGTTGCAGGCACTCTGACTCATTTAGAGCTTGCGAACGCTCTCAGTCCAAAAGAGCTGGAAGCCTAG